GCGGGAACTCCCATCATTTGTGCTGTCTGGGCGTGCTTGATGAGCATCCGGTGTTCTCCGTGGAAAGGTACGAAAAACTTGGGTTTAGTTAAAGCCAGCATTAACTTTTGATCTTCCTGGGCTCCGTGACCAGACACGTGAATGCCTTCCCCTTTGCCATAGATAACCTTTGCACCACGCATCATCAGGCGATCGATGGTGTTGACGACAGAAATTGTGTTCCCAGGAATCGGGTTCGCCGAAAAGACTACCGTATCTCCTTCTTTGATCTTGATATGGCGGTGTTCATCCCGAGAAATCCGGGTCAGAGCCGATAAATCTTCCCCCTGGGAACCTGTCGTCAAAATAAGTACATCTTCGTCCCGCATACTTCTGAGCTGCCGTAGGGGAATAAAAAGCTCATCGAGACACTTCATATAACCCAGATTACGGGCATGGGAAATCACATTGAGCATTGAGCGGCCCACAACGGCCACTTTACGGTTGTGTTTTTGGGCCAGTTCTAAAATGATGCTGACTCGATGGATAGAAGAAGCAAAAGTGGTGACAAATAGACGGCCTTGAGCTTGGCCAAAAACCCGGTCAAGGTTAGGTTTCACAGAAACCTCTGAGGGGGTATGGCCAGGCACTTCAGCATTGGTAGAATCACTCAAAAGACAAAGGACACCTTTTTCGCCATGTTCTGCCAAGCGCTGAAAGTCGAATTTTTCGCCATCGACGGGAGTGTAATCAACCTTAAAGTCACCGGTGTGAATAATTACGCCCAGGGGTGTGTGGAGAGCGATCGTAAAGCTATCGGCAATGGAGTGGGTATTCCGAATATATTCCACTAAAAAGTTTTTCCCGATCCGCACCATGTCCCGGGGCATCACGCTGTGGAGTTTCGTGCGATCACTAACCCCCGCTTCGTCTAATTTGTCCTGGAGGAGTGACATGGCCAAACGGGGCCCATAAATAACAGGGATATCAAACTGTTTGAGGTGGTGAGAAATGCCGCCGATGTGGTCCTCGTGGCCATGGGTCACGATCATCCCTTTGATTTTGTGGCGATTTTCCCGAAGG
The nucleotide sequence above comes from [Synechococcus] sp. NIES-970. Encoded proteins:
- a CDS encoding hypothetical protein (conserved hypothetical protein TIGR00649), translated to MSNSTNTSQSTPRKRTRTAPKQAAQQNGIKQDSIKIIPLGGLHEIGKNTCVFEYDDEIVLLDAGLAFPTDGMHGVNIVLPDTTYLRENRHKIKGMIVTHGHEDHIGGISHHLKQFDIPVIYGPRLAMSLLQDKLDEAGVSDRTKLHSVMPRDMVRIGKNFLVEYIRNTHSIADSFTIALHTPLGVIIHTGDFKVDYTPVDGEKFDFQRLAEHGEKGVLCLLSDSTNAEVPGHTPSEVSVKPNLDRVFGQAQGRLFVTTFASSIHRVSIILELAQKHNRKVAVVGRSMLNVISHARNLGYMKCLDELFIPLRQLRSMRDEDVLILTTGSQGEDLSALTRISRDEHRHIKIKEGDTVVFSANPIPGNTISVVNTIDRLMMRGAKVIYGKGEGIHVSGHGAQEDQKLMLALTKPKFFVPFHGEHRMLIKHAQTAQMMGVPAENIVIIDNGHIVELTENSIGVAGKVPSGIELVDRSGIVHDSVLQERQQLAQEGVITVAAAIAQDGNLIAPPEIHLRGVVTAANNKLLHQLIQRNVESVLGDRLAEYKEHGKRSGEDIDWTDIRLEIEASLQRLARRELQGEPLVVFLMQVSEQAAARTQRRRRRPTASIAS